In Microbacterium pumilum, the following proteins share a genomic window:
- a CDS encoding YlbL family protein — protein sequence MALFDENVTITPPPRRRMSRGTLAGIWALVIALVVLLALTFIPTPYVIQQPGPVYNTLGTAAAADGTQVPLISVEGADTYPTDGALDLLTVQLAGSRERTPSWFELATAWFNPSNAVLPIDSVFPEGQTSEERNQESAAMMVDSQNEATAAALTELGYDVDPQIVVHSFTDDAAAKGILEEGDVILEANGAPVTDAESLRGVVNGGEGAPIQMLIERDGVEQTVSVTPKQVEVDGETLWLIGVTLTTDYDFPFDVTIQLNNVGGPSAGMMFALGIMDVLTPGELNGGESVAGTGTITADGTVGPIGGIRQKLWGALDAGADWFLAPASNCDEVVGHIPGDLRVFSVADLDDSLAVLEAISDGGDMDALPTCDAG from the coding sequence GTGGCGCTGTTCGACGAGAACGTCACCATCACGCCGCCCCCGCGGCGACGGATGTCGCGCGGGACGCTTGCGGGAATCTGGGCGCTGGTCATCGCGCTGGTGGTCCTGCTCGCACTGACGTTCATTCCCACGCCGTACGTGATCCAGCAGCCCGGACCGGTGTACAACACCCTGGGAACCGCGGCAGCGGCCGACGGCACGCAGGTGCCGCTCATCTCCGTCGAAGGTGCCGATACGTATCCGACCGACGGAGCGCTCGACCTGCTGACGGTCCAGCTCGCCGGCTCCCGCGAGCGCACTCCGTCCTGGTTCGAGCTTGCGACGGCGTGGTTCAACCCGAGCAATGCGGTGCTGCCGATCGATTCGGTCTTCCCCGAGGGCCAGACCAGCGAGGAGCGAAACCAGGAGAGCGCGGCCATGATGGTCGACTCGCAGAACGAGGCGACCGCCGCGGCGCTCACCGAGCTCGGCTACGACGTCGACCCCCAGATCGTCGTCCATTCGTTCACCGACGACGCAGCGGCCAAGGGGATCCTCGAGGAGGGCGATGTCATCCTCGAGGCGAACGGCGCCCCGGTGACGGACGCCGAGTCCCTCCGTGGTGTGGTGAACGGGGGCGAAGGCGCCCCCATCCAGATGCTCATCGAGCGGGATGGCGTCGAGCAGACCGTGTCGGTCACCCCCAAGCAGGTCGAGGTCGACGGCGAGACGCTGTGGCTCATCGGCGTGACGCTCACCACCGACTACGACTTTCCGTTCGACGTGACGATCCAGCTGAACAACGTCGGCGGACCGAGCGCGGGGATGATGTTCGCCCTCGGGATCATGGACGTGCTGACGCCGGGAGAGCTCAACGGCGGCGAGAGCGTGGCCGGCACCGGGACGATCACGGCCGACGGAACCGTCGGCCCGATCGGCGGCATCCGTCAGAAACTCTGGGGTGCACTGGACGCCGGTGCGGACTGGTTCCTCGCTCCGGCATCGAATTGCGACGAAGTGGTCGGTCACATCCCGGGAGACCTTCGCGTGTTCTCGGTGGCTGACCTCGATGACTCGCTGGCGGTGCTGGAGGCGATCAGCGACGGCGGGGATATGGATGCGCTGCCGACCTGTGACGCCGGCTGA
- a CDS encoding zinc-dependent metalloprotease: MADEDRSPEDEFQELLRQLLGGGGGELDAEQLSRLSGMNIDPAMMQTMMQHLQGAFAGGADGAISWDLAKRQALHIANQDGLGVTAGQRTDLDQAFALATLWLSEATTIAELASAPQSMTRGGWVEATLPFWQELAEPVATSISDALTAALSEQAPDDMQGLVEGAGRLMRTVGGSLFASQLGQVVGDLSKEVVSGGDVGIPIMPDGVAAILPQNFADFGRDLEIPDDQLALYAAVRELAHARLFRHARWLRLHVISQVTEFARGVHVDTDALEELASRFDPSEPEELRRALESGALLPARSDAQNAALTRLENLLATIEGWVDVVTENAASRLPTADRIAEAVRRRRAVGGPAERALASLVGLELRPRRMREAAAMWRAVTDAVGVGARDSLWDYPDLMPTADDIDDPASLIARLEARVRGDEPVTDEMDDALAQLLADESAPGGDTGPGAGEGEAGEGDSGDGGGDDSGGAAPHDNRPV, translated from the coding sequence GTGGCAGACGAGGACCGCAGTCCCGAGGACGAGTTCCAGGAGCTGCTCAGGCAGCTGCTGGGCGGCGGCGGCGGCGAGCTCGACGCCGAGCAGCTGTCACGCCTCTCGGGCATGAACATCGATCCCGCGATGATGCAGACCATGATGCAGCACCTGCAGGGCGCCTTCGCAGGCGGCGCGGACGGGGCGATCTCGTGGGACCTCGCCAAGCGCCAGGCCCTGCACATCGCGAACCAGGACGGCCTCGGCGTGACCGCCGGGCAGCGCACCGACCTCGACCAGGCTTTCGCGCTGGCCACGCTGTGGCTGAGCGAGGCCACGACGATCGCAGAGCTCGCGAGCGCTCCGCAGTCGATGACCCGGGGCGGATGGGTCGAAGCCACGCTGCCGTTCTGGCAGGAGCTCGCCGAGCCGGTCGCCACCAGCATCTCCGACGCACTGACCGCCGCGCTCAGCGAGCAGGCGCCCGACGACATGCAGGGGCTCGTGGAGGGCGCCGGACGGCTGATGCGCACCGTCGGAGGGTCTCTCTTCGCGTCGCAGCTCGGGCAGGTCGTGGGTGACCTGTCCAAAGAGGTCGTGAGCGGCGGGGATGTCGGCATCCCGATAATGCCGGACGGCGTCGCGGCCATCCTGCCGCAGAACTTCGCCGATTTCGGCCGCGACCTGGAGATCCCGGACGATCAGCTCGCCCTCTACGCCGCGGTGCGCGAACTCGCGCATGCGCGACTCTTCCGCCACGCGCGATGGCTGCGACTGCACGTCATCTCTCAGGTCACTGAATTCGCTCGTGGAGTGCACGTCGACACCGATGCCCTCGAGGAGCTCGCATCTCGTTTCGACCCGTCCGAGCCGGAAGAGCTGCGGCGGGCCCTCGAGAGCGGCGCGCTGCTGCCGGCTCGGTCCGACGCGCAGAACGCCGCCCTCACCCGCCTCGAGAATCTCCTCGCCACCATCGAGGGGTGGGTCGACGTCGTGACGGAGAACGCCGCGTCGCGCCTTCCCACCGCGGATCGCATCGCCGAGGCCGTGCGCCGCCGCCGCGCCGTGGGCGGCCCTGCCGAGCGGGCGCTCGCATCCCTCGTCGGCCTCGAGCTGCGACCCCGTCGCATGCGCGAGGCGGCCGCGATGTGGCGTGCCGTGACGGACGCCGTCGGCGTCGGCGCACGCGATTCGCTGTGGGACTACCCGGACCTCATGCCGACGGCGGACGACATCGACGATCCTGCCTCGCTGATCGCCCGGCTCGAGGCTCGTGTCCGCGGCGACGAACCGGTCACGGACGAGATGGACGACGCGCTCGCACAGCTGCTCGCCGACGAAAGCGCCCCCGGTGGAGATACCGGCCCCGGCGCGGGCGAGGGCGAGGCCGGGGAAGGCGACTCCGGCGATGGTGGGGGCGACGACTCCGGTGGCGCGGCGCCACACGACAACCGGCCGGTGTGA